The following are encoded together in the Pleurocapsa sp. FMAR1 genome:
- a CDS encoding cyclase family protein: MQLVDLSVLVENSVSEPLEIKVERLDHYRGAKEFCGKVEARNQAKSDPRRLEVEDFPDRAFITLDTVTLPTHMGTHIDAPIHYGVESEGQPARSVDLLPLDWFYRPGVRLDLTHKKAGEFITVEDIQKALQQAQHELKPLDIVLLWTGTDKLWGKREYFSDAPGMSREATEWLVKQEIKVIGIDTYGFDRPFVTMLEDFWKTGDRSNLWPAHFYGREREYIQIERLANLDSLPSTGFQVSCFPLKIKDLDASWVRAVGIVP; encoded by the coding sequence GTGCAGCTAGTCGATCTTAGTGTTTTAGTCGAAAATTCGGTTTCTGAACCTTTAGAGATAAAGGTAGAACGACTCGATCATTATCGAGGGGCAAAGGAGTTTTGCGGCAAGGTAGAGGCTCGTAACCAAGCCAAATCCGATCCTCGTCGCCTAGAGGTAGAAGATTTTCCTGATCGCGCTTTTATTACCCTCGATACGGTAACCTTGCCCACCCATATGGGTACTCATATCGATGCACCAATTCACTATGGTGTGGAGAGTGAAGGTCAACCCGCCCGCAGCGTAGACCTGTTACCGCTAGATTGGTTTTATCGTCCTGGAGTCCGTTTGGATCTGACTCACAAAAAAGCGGGAGAATTTATCACCGTTGAGGATATTCAAAAGGCTCTCCAGCAAGCCCAGCACGAACTAAAACCCTTAGATATAGTTTTACTTTGGACGGGAACAGATAAGCTGTGGGGCAAACGAGAATACTTTAGCGACGCTCCTGGGATGAGCCGTGAGGCTACCGAGTGGCTGGTAAAACAAGAAATCAAAGTGATCGGCATCGACACCTATGGGTTTGATCGCCCCTTTGTAACCATGCTTGAAGACTTCTGGAAAACAGGCGATCGCTCTAACCTTTGGCCCGCTCACTTTTACGGACGAGAACGGGAATACATCCAGATCGAACGCTTGGCAAATCTAGATAGTTTGCCCTCTACTGGCTTTCAAGTATCCTGTTTTCCCTTGAAGATCAAAGACCTAGACGCTAGCTGGGTTCGGGCGGTAGGAATAGTTCCCTAA
- a CDS encoding TIGR02652 family protein yields the protein MDLVLQYPVFGPEISCPYCRQTIPALTLTDTYLCNRHGAFEAEPKIEELVHLSSGRCWRRWEDQWYRQYTHPDGIRFEIHEALDVLYTEGYRATRVIIANRYRDLVSSYLGRAHPWREDPEFRSPKLYGLPISFSPEENAEPCWEIINFTLEKEPGVPRHYPYRFLFE from the coding sequence ATGGATTTAGTTTTACAATACCCTGTTTTTGGTCCTGAGATTTCTTGTCCTTATTGTCGACAGACAATTCCTGCTCTCACCCTCACAGATACCTATCTCTGTAACCGTCATGGTGCTTTTGAAGCAGAGCCTAAAATAGAAGAACTGGTTCATTTATCTTCGGGTAGATGTTGGCGAAGATGGGAAGATCAATGGTATCGTCAATACACTCATCCTGACGGTATTCGCTTTGAAATTCACGAAGCTTTAGACGTGCTTTATACCGAAGGTTATCGAGCTACTAGAGTCATTATTGCCAATCGTTATCGAGACTTAGTTAGTTCTTATTTAGGACGCGCTCATCCCTGGCGGGAAGATCCTGAGTTTAGATCGCCAAAGCTTTATGGATTACCTATCAGCTTTAGTCCCGAAGAAAATGCCGAACCTTGCTGGGAAATAATCAACTTTACTTTAGAAAAAGAACCAGGAGTTCCTCGTCATTATCCTTATCGTTTTCTGTTTGAGTAA
- a CDS encoding acyl carrier protein, producing MINPALKDVLIDLGFEEAELTDTASIRQDLQLDSTETVDISLGLKRRLGINIKLESRQDITLAQISEKIAQAVDQSSSSDSNYVENTVSAKS from the coding sequence ATGATAAATCCAGCACTCAAAGATGTTCTGATCGATTTAGGTTTTGAAGAAGCAGAACTTACCGATACAGCTTCGATTCGCCAAGATCTACAGTTAGATTCTACCGAAACCGTTGATATTTCTCTCGGACTAAAACGCCGTTTGGGAATCAACATCAAGCTAGAATCCCGTCAGGATATAACTCTGGCGCAGATCAGTGAAAAAATCGCTCAAGCCGTTGACCAGTCTAGTTCTTCAGACAGTAATTATGTTGAAAATACAGTATCAGCCAAGTCTTAA
- a CDS encoding carboxymuconolactone decarboxylase family protein: MKNMMKEAPEVAQSFFDLAKSAREYSPLGMKTNELIILGIFAAHRGLRGINTHVERAMEEGATKEEIIAAILLALPIVGITDTNLALDEAMIHIDAYMQKQEQTESAASRS, encoded by the coding sequence ATGAAAAACATGATGAAAGAAGCCCCCGAAGTGGCTCAAAGCTTTTTTGACCTAGCTAAATCTGCCAGAGAATATTCACCCTTGGGAATGAAAACCAATGAATTAATTATCTTAGGCATTTTTGCTGCTCATCGTGGTCTGCGAGGCATTAATACTCACGTCGAACGAGCCATGGAAGAAGGGGCGACTAAAGAAGAAATCATTGCAGCTATCTTACTAGCATTACCAATCGTCGGCATTACCGATACTAACTTGGCTCTCGATGAAGCAATGATCCACATTGATGCTTATATGCAGAAACAGGAGCAAACCGAAAGTGCAGCTAGTCGATCTTAG
- a CDS encoding beta-ketoacyl-[acyl-carrier-protein] synthase family protein — MKRVVITGIGTIAPLGIGKEQFWKNAIRGESFLTADSEMEAMGIKSNVVCRVLDFDLSNHCSGAEFEHLLEQDRVVQFGVCSGTMAWEDSGIDINQEDPEMLGTIFSSAIGGTPYIQKVYEQCTNRGTEEISYVETGENFYNAGMFNYSAALLARKYNLQGHCTSLSTGCTAGLDALGLSFELIQSGEMEIMMAGATEAPLTSLTYATLDVIGSLSVADCEPEKASRPFDVKRAGFVIGEAAAVLILEELEHAQARGAHIYAEVVSYSSVSNAFHMTDLPDHGIPMAAVVRKVLESGKVAPEELDYINAHGSSTPQNDVFETNAYKTVLGEQAYRVPISSTKSMIGHSLSSASLVGVVATLGAIELSTIHPTANYEFPDPVCDLDYVPNVAREQEVNTAMLTASGFGGIHSAAILRKLKPEELAVSSTETSAIAV; from the coding sequence ATGAAACGAGTTGTAATTACAGGCATTGGAACGATCGCTCCATTAGGAATTGGCAAAGAACAGTTTTGGAAAAACGCAATTAGGGGAGAATCCTTTTTGACCGCCGATTCTGAAATGGAGGCGATGGGCATTAAAAGTAATGTTGTGTGCAGAGTTTTAGATTTTGATCTGTCGAACCATTGTTCGGGGGCTGAATTTGAACACCTTTTAGAACAAGATCGAGTGGTTCAGTTTGGCGTATGTTCGGGAACGATGGCTTGGGAAGATTCAGGTATCGATATCAACCAAGAAGACCCAGAAATGTTGGGAACGATATTTTCTTCGGCAATTGGTGGAACTCCTTATATTCAAAAGGTTTACGAGCAGTGTACCAATAGAGGCACGGAAGAAATTAGCTACGTGGAAACGGGAGAAAATTTCTATAACGCAGGTATGTTCAATTATTCTGCTGCTTTACTGGCACGCAAGTATAATTTACAGGGTCACTGTACCTCTCTTTCTACTGGCTGCACTGCGGGTTTAGATGCCTTGGGATTGAGTTTTGAACTAATTCAATCTGGCGAAATGGAAATAATGATGGCAGGAGCAACCGAAGCACCTTTAACTAGCCTGACCTATGCTACTTTAGACGTAATCGGCTCTCTGTCCGTAGCCGACTGCGAACCCGAAAAAGCTTCTCGTCCTTTTGATGTCAAGCGAGCTGGCTTTGTAATTGGCGAAGCTGCTGCGGTTTTGATATTAGAAGAGTTGGAACACGCTCAAGCCAGAGGAGCGCATATATATGCAGAGGTAGTTAGCTACTCTAGCGTCAGCAACGCTTTTCACATGACCGACCTACCCGATCACGGTATTCCCATGGCTGCTGTGGTAAGGAAGGTTTTAGAGTCGGGTAAAGTTGCTCCAGAAGAACTCGACTACATCAACGCTCATGGTAGTTCTACCCCACAGAATGACGTTTTTGAAACCAATGCCTATAAGACAGTGTTGGGAGAGCAAGCGTACCGAGTGCCGATTAGTTCTACTAAATCGATGATCGGACATTCTCTTTCTTCGGCTAGTTTAGTTGGCGTAGTTGCCACCTTGGGGGCGATCGAGCTTTCGACAATTCATCCTACTGCTAACTACGAATTTCCCGATCCTGTATGCGATTTGGATTATGTTCCCAACGTTGCTAGAGAACAGGAAGTAAATACCGCTATGTTAACAGCCTCTGGTTTTGGCGGTATTCACTCTGCTGCAATTTTACGCAAGCTCAAACCTGAAGAATTGGCAGTGTCTTCGACCGAAACGTCGGCGATCGCAGTCTAG
- a CDS encoding benzoate-CoA ligase family protein codes for MNLSYKQLPEVFNIAAYFLKSKLDRENGERIAFYYRDEVYSYRKVNEEVCHTAALLSNLGLERENRIAILLPDSPEFVFAFWGAIWMGAIPVPINTACEIEDIQYILQDCRAKFLITNQEWQQKLFPAGIPTSKLEFLRQVILTDGENSLSEQLSQIDSVPTPAPTSRDEPAFWLYTSGSTGKPKGVVHLHRSMAMCVEEYARATIGLNRDDIVYSVAKMPFAYGLGNTLYMPMAIGAAAVLTDANNVFDIIADINRYRPTVLFAIPAIYSGIWAVQEIAPLDTSSLRMCLSAAEQLPRSIWHKWRDRFNLEICEGIGTSEFLHIFLSNRVGECRPGSCGKPVPGYDVRIVDDRGFDLSKGEIGNLQVGGASLMLQYWNRHQETREVIYGNTMRTGDKYICDEDGYFFFMGRKDDLFKVSGQWVSPFEIEDILLQHEAVLDAAVVPESDGGQNLTQAVAYISLKSDFEESGQLKDSLRKLLRANLPNFKAPKAIYFLGQLPRTSTGKIHRKSLLKARQLVQKN; via the coding sequence ATGAATCTATCCTATAAACAACTGCCTGAAGTTTTTAATATTGCGGCTTACTTTCTTAAAAGCAAACTCGATCGAGAAAATGGCGAAAGAATAGCTTTTTACTATCGAGATGAAGTTTATAGCTATCGCAAAGTTAATGAGGAAGTCTGTCACACAGCAGCTTTATTATCTAATCTAGGTTTAGAACGCGAAAACCGCATTGCCATTTTACTACCCGATAGTCCTGAGTTTGTTTTTGCTTTTTGGGGAGCAATCTGGATGGGTGCAATTCCCGTTCCCATTAACACTGCTTGTGAAATTGAAGATATTCAATATATTTTGCAAGATTGTCGAGCTAAATTTTTAATTACTAACCAAGAATGGCAACAAAAGCTTTTTCCTGCTGGTATTCCCACAAGCAAGCTTGAGTTCTTGCGTCAGGTTATTCTCACTGATGGTGAAAATTCCTTGAGCGAACAACTAAGTCAGATAGATAGTGTACCTACCCCAGCCCCCACATCTAGGGACGAGCCAGCATTCTGGCTCTATACTTCTGGCAGTACGGGCAAACCAAAAGGGGTAGTTCATCTGCATCGCAGTATGGCAATGTGTGTCGAAGAGTATGCACGGGCAACTATCGGACTAAATCGAGACGATATTGTCTATTCGGTAGCTAAAATGCCCTTTGCCTATGGTTTGGGCAACACTCTCTATATGCCAATGGCAATTGGGGCGGCTGCGGTACTGACTGATGCCAATAATGTTTTTGATATCATTGCCGATATTAATCGCTATCGACCGACGGTTTTGTTTGCCATTCCTGCAATTTATTCAGGAATTTGGGCGGTACAGGAAATTGCTCCTTTAGATACTAGTTCTTTGAGGATGTGTCTTTCAGCAGCAGAACAGCTACCCAGAAGTATCTGGCATAAATGGCGCGATCGCTTTAATCTGGAGATCTGCGAAGGTATTGGCACGAGTGAATTTCTGCACATCTTTTTATCTAATCGTGTAGGAGAATGTCGTCCTGGTAGCTGCGGTAAGCCTGTTCCTGGTTATGATGTAAGGATTGTAGACGATCGCGGTTTTGACCTATCTAAAGGTGAAATTGGCAATCTCCAGGTCGGGGGAGCAAGTCTGATGCTGCAATACTGGAATCGCCACCAGGAAACGCGAGAGGTTATCTACGGTAATACGATGCGGACTGGAGACAAATATATCTGCGATGAAGATGGTTATTTCTTCTTCATGGGACGCAAGGATGATTTGTTTAAAGTCAGCGGTCAGTGGGTATCTCCCTTTGAAATTGAAGATATCTTACTTCAGCACGAAGCGGTTTTAGATGCAGCTGTTGTTCCTGAATCTGATGGCGGACAGAATTTAACTCAGGCAGTGGCATATATCAGTCTCAAATCTGATTTTGAAGAGTCAGGGCAATTAAAAGACAGTTTGCGTAAATTGCTTCGTGCTAATTTACCTAACTTTAAAGCTCCAAAAGCAATTTACTTTTTGGGTCAGCTACCCCGCACCTCAACGGGAAAGATTCATCGTAAATCTTTACTCAAAGCCCGTCAGCTAGTGCAAAAGAATTAA
- a CDS encoding cupin domain-containing protein — MTTVQNQKLAMGPEDVATIEDRGGQIHVLISPTSVGSTKMIMGTATVPVGGKVLNHAHPHSEECFYVLQGQGKIVVEGVGDVNFQAGQAVLTPQGKAHSIYNVGEQEIVVVFASGPLAPSPKEGHIILEQGEN; from the coding sequence ATGACTACAGTTCAAAACCAAAAGCTAGCAATGGGTCCAGAAGACGTTGCTACTATCGAAGACCGAGGCGGTCAGATTCATGTTCTGATTTCTCCTACCAGCGTTGGCTCAACCAAAATGATTATGGGGACAGCAACCGTCCCAGTAGGGGGGAAAGTTTTAAACCATGCCCATCCTCACAGTGAAGAATGCTTTTATGTCTTGCAAGGTCAAGGAAAAATCGTGGTTGAAGGCGTGGGAGACGTGAATTTTCAGGCGGGTCAGGCAGTGCTGACTCCCCAAGGAAAGGCTCACTCTATTTACAACGTTGGCGAGCAAGAAATTGTGGTGGTTTTTGCCTCTGGCCCTTTAGCACCATCACCCAAAGAAGGACACATTATTTTAGAACAAGGAGAAAATTAA
- a CDS encoding gamma carbonic anhydrase family protein encodes MIQHQSSYWSAPDVSPAAFIASNATVMGNVSLAKGASVWYGAVVRGDVEQIIIGEYTNIQDGAVLHGDPGKPTVLEDYVTVGHRAVIHSAYIETGCLIGIGAIILDGVRVGAGSIVGAGSVVTKNIPSRSLFLGVPARKIKDISDTQAAELIEHARNYEKLAQVHAGTGTDIGFE; translated from the coding sequence ATGATCCAACATCAAAGCTCTTATTGGTCTGCGCCCGATGTATCTCCAGCAGCTTTTATTGCCTCTAACGCTACGGTAATGGGCAATGTATCTTTAGCCAAAGGAGCTAGCGTTTGGTATGGCGCAGTGGTTAGGGGCGATGTGGAACAAATTATCATCGGCGAGTATACAAATATTCAAGATGGAGCGGTTTTACATGGCGATCCTGGTAAGCCGACTGTTTTAGAAGATTATGTTACCGTTGGTCATCGGGCGGTAATTCACTCGGCTTATATAGAAACTGGTTGTTTAATTGGTATTGGGGCAATTATTCTCGATGGAGTTAGAGTTGGTGCGGGAAGCATTGTGGGCGCAGGAAGCGTTGTAACTAAAAATATACCTTCGCGATCGCTTTTTCTCGGTGTCCCTGCCCGCAAAATTAAAGATATTAGCGATACTCAAGCAGCAGAACTGATTGAACACGCTCGTAACTACGAAAAATTAGCCCAAGTTCATGCAGGGACAGGAACAGATATAGGATTTGAATAG
- a CDS encoding type ISP restriction/modification enzyme produces MRISFKNSQIEIRKHHQRSPEIAKSPRQIATLQRNEIVRPKFSEASSAIKKFSKHSASTVVTYPVPGKNAVEQISYAEPLQDNGKGLVWINSAQYFENVPPSVWNFGVGNYCICQKWLKLREGTTLNRQNVQDYQRLVMLISETINLMNNVNSQLMHE; encoded by the coding sequence ATGAGAATATCGTTTAAAAATTCCCAGATAGAAATTAGAAAACATCATCAACGCTCGCCAGAGATCGCTAAATCACCCAGACAAATTGCCACACTTCAAAGAAATGAAATAGTCAGACCCAAATTTTCAGAAGCCAGTTCAGCTATCAAAAAATTCTCTAAGCATTCGGCATCAACAGTCGTTACTTATCCAGTTCCAGGAAAAAACGCCGTCGAGCAAATATCTTATGCAGAACCTCTTCAAGATAATGGCAAAGGTCTAGTTTGGATTAATTCAGCACAGTATTTTGAAAATGTACCGCCTAGTGTTTGGAACTTTGGCGTAGGTAATTATTGTATATGTCAAAAATGGCTCAAGCTGAGAGAAGGAACTACTTTAAATCGTCAAAATGTTCAAGATTATCAACGCTTGGTCATGCTGATTAGCGAAACCATCAATTTAATGAATAACGTTAATTCTCAGCTAATGCACGAGTAG
- a CDS encoding aspartyl/asparaginyl beta-hydroxylase domain-containing protein codes for MKNTEVSQPLIKKLIVNKLGRNLLWQLEKFITRYSLVDKTPFFEPEQFEWVSTLENNWQEIRQELDAILQYSDSLPRFQDISTEQGRHISQDNLWKTFFLYGYGVKMAQNCGYCPQTTRIIEQIPGLKTAFFSILLPGKHIPEHRGPYKGVLRCHLALKVPQNKEQCGIKVNDQVRHWEAGKTLIFDDSYLHEAWNQSDEVRVVLFLDIVRPMKFPASILNHLLINLIRWSPYIRDAHKNQQQWDKAFAQVFKR; via the coding sequence ATGAAAAATACTGAAGTTTCTCAACCTCTAATTAAAAAGTTAATAGTCAATAAACTTGGCAGAAATCTGCTTTGGCAGTTGGAAAAGTTTATTACTCGTTATTCTTTGGTAGACAAGACTCCCTTTTTTGAGCCTGAGCAATTTGAGTGGGTGTCTACATTAGAAAACAACTGGCAAGAGATTAGGCAAGAGTTAGATGCAATTTTGCAATACAGCGATAGCCTGCCCCGTTTTCAAGATATTTCCACCGAACAAGGTCGCCATATCAGTCAAGACAATCTTTGGAAAACTTTTTTCCTATATGGCTATGGAGTGAAAATGGCACAAAATTGTGGTTATTGTCCTCAAACAACTCGGATCATTGAACAAATTCCTGGGCTTAAAACCGCCTTTTTCTCAATTTTACTGCCAGGAAAACATATTCCTGAGCATAGAGGCCCTTATAAAGGAGTTTTACGCTGCCATTTAGCTCTTAAAGTTCCTCAGAATAAAGAGCAGTGCGGTATTAAAGTCAATGATCAGGTACGCCATTGGGAAGCAGGAAAAACTCTAATTTTTGATGATTCCTATCTCCATGAAGCTTGGAATCAATCGGATGAGGTTAGAGTAGTTTTATTCTTAGATATAGTTCGACCGATGAAGTTTCCTGCCTCTATACTTAACCACCTGCTAATTAATTTAATTCGTTGGTCGCCTTATATTCGCGATGCCCACAAAAACCAGCAACAATGGGATAAAGCTTTTGCTCAAGTATTCAAGCGTTAA
- a CDS encoding holo-ACP synthase, whose product MLKIQYQPSLKPRTLFNRNSSPKFVGNRVVKLSTRQTSSTTSTKNMGMGIGVDIASVERIEQLIDRYDRETLNLLFTLDEIDRCQSAKQPYQNFAVCFATKEAVGKALGTGLAGIDWHEIEAIVSDFQLSIKLYGKAKLQAAKLGYTHWIASWSSCNEYVLVHVLAN is encoded by the coding sequence ATGTTGAAAATACAGTATCAGCCAAGTCTTAAACCGCGCACCCTGTTCAACCGAAATAGTTCCCCCAAATTTGTTGGAAACCGAGTAGTTAAGTTATCGACTCGTCAAACTTCCTCAACAACTTCCACTAAAAATATGGGTATGGGAATTGGCGTTGACATTGCTTCTGTTGAAAGAATTGAACAGTTAATCGATCGCTATGACCGAGAAACCTTAAATTTGCTATTTACCCTAGACGAAATCGATCGCTGTCAGTCAGCTAAACAACCTTATCAAAACTTCGCTGTCTGTTTTGCTACCAAAGAAGCAGTAGGCAAAGCTTTAGGAACTGGATTAGCAGGTATTGACTGGCACGAAATAGAAGCGATCGTCTCCGACTTTCAGTTAAGCATCAAGCTTTATGGTAAGGCTAAATTGCAGGCAGCAAAACTAGGTTACACCCATTGGATTGCTAGCTGGTCAAGCTGTAATGAATATGTGCTAGTTCACGTCCTGGCTAACTGA
- a CDS encoding VOC family protein has translation MHHASIRTANIHKAIAFYEHLGFTVQERFTTGYTLACWMTGLGGRIELIQIPEPKPAPDAFNDEHYVGYYHLSFDLTKLTTDLSSWLKDLEAKIAIARENNSELLPLKVLLKPEQQMIGDRIYEVAFVADTDGLPLEFIRVLDK, from the coding sequence CTGCACCATGCCTCAATTCGTACAGCAAATATCCATAAGGCGATCGCTTTTTATGAACATCTAGGCTTTACTGTCCAAGAACGTTTTACCACTGGATATACCTTGGCTTGCTGGATGACTGGACTAGGAGGCAGAATTGAACTGATCCAAATTCCTGAACCAAAACCTGCACCTGATGCCTTTAATGATGAGCATTATGTTGGTTATTATCATTTATCTTTTGATCTGACTAAGTTAACTACGGATTTGTCTAGCTGGCTCAAAGATTTAGAAGCTAAAATCGCGATCGCCAGAGAAAATAACTCTGAGCTATTGCCTCTCAAAGTACTACTAAAACCAGAACAGCAGATGATTGGCGATCGCATTTACGAAGTTGCCTTTGTTGCTGATACTGATGGTTTACCTTTGGAGTTTATTCGTGTTTTAGATAAATAG
- a CDS encoding beta-ketoacyl-[acyl-carrier-protein] synthase family protein — protein sequence MTDKKRVVVTGIGIVNPSGIGKEQFWQNMTAGKSAIGEIDRFDPTNFPTKVAGTIHDFKPDDFIPRRLVVKTDRFTHYALAASDLALTDANLDLETEDSYRVGVWFGNNAGGWDICERGFKELYNDGATMVNPWQATAWFPTAAQGYVTIRYGIRGYSKSFVCDRASGASGLYFGVKSIQNGHNDVVLTGGSEAPITRFGMVCYYETGEISGAADPSTAYQPFDKDRSGIVLGEGSTVLVLESEEHALARGAKIYGEVTSGSMTTDTDPTQGVQFKRAMNKALKDANLSAQDIDVVFAEGCGTKTGDRIEAEAIKGAFADAPDVPVTVPKSLFGHLYGASCTTEVACSLMAMETGKLPVMQSVNAEDDCQLNFVTQAQSIPVARTLVNSRAREGVNASFVISK from the coding sequence ATGACGGATAAAAAACGAGTAGTCGTGACGGGAATTGGCATTGTCAATCCATCGGGCATTGGCAAAGAGCAATTCTGGCAAAATATGACCGCGGGTAAGTCGGCAATTGGCGAAATAGATCGCTTCGATCCGACCAACTTCCCGACTAAGGTAGCAGGAACAATTCACGATTTTAAGCCCGATGATTTTATTCCTCGCCGTCTAGTGGTCAAAACCGATCGCTTTACTCACTATGCTCTAGCAGCTAGCGATCTGGCTTTAACAGATGCCAATTTAGATCTAGAAACAGAAGATTCTTATCGGGTTGGGGTTTGGTTTGGCAACAACGCTGGTGGTTGGGATATCTGTGAACGGGGTTTCAAGGAGCTATATAACGACGGCGCAACTATGGTTAATCCCTGGCAGGCTACTGCTTGGTTTCCGACTGCTGCCCAGGGTTACGTCACCATTCGCTATGGTATTCGAGGCTATAGTAAAAGCTTTGTTTGCGATCGCGCTAGCGGTGCTAGTGGTCTGTACTTTGGCGTTAAGTCGATCCAGAATGGGCATAACGATGTTGTGCTTACAGGCGGCTCGGAAGCTCCTATTACTCGCTTTGGCATGGTTTGCTATTACGAAACAGGGGAAATTAGTGGTGCAGCAGATCCAAGTACGGCATATCAACCGTTTGACAAAGACCGATCGGGCATTGTTCTAGGGGAAGGCAGTACGGTTTTAGTTCTAGAGTCAGAAGAACACGCCCTAGCACGAGGGGCAAAAATTTATGGCGAAGTTACTTCGGGTAGCATGACTACTGATACTGATCCTACACAAGGAGTTCAATTCAAACGGGCAATGAATAAAGCCCTAAAAGATGCCAATCTATCTGCTCAAGATATTGATGTTGTGTTTGCCGAAGGTTGCGGTACCAAAACAGGCGATCGTATAGAAGCAGAAGCCATTAAAGGAGCATTTGCTGATGCTCCAGATGTTCCCGTTACCGTACCTAAATCTCTGTTTGGTCATCTTTACGGTGCTAGCTGTACCACTGAAGTCGCCTGTAGCCTAATGGCGATGGAAACGGGCAAACTACCCGTTATGCAGTCAGTCAATGCCGAGGACGATTGCCAGCTAAATTTTGTTACCCAAGCTCAATCGATTCCAGTTGCCCGAACTCTGGTTAACTCCCGCGCCCGCGAAGGGGTTAATGCTTCCTTTGTAATTAGTAAGTAG
- a CDS encoding Uma2 family endonuclease: MYAARGIVEYWIVDPIQQQVTILELVEGFYEEKVYQGSERLDSPLLTQIDLTVEQVL, encoded by the coding sequence ATGTATGCAGCCAGAGGAATTGTCGAATATTGGATTGTCGATCCGATTCAACAACAGGTAACGATCCTAGAATTGGTTGAAGGTTTTTATGAAGAAAAAGTTTATCAAGGTAGCGAGCGCCTTGACTCCCCTTTATTAACACAAATCGATTTGACAGTCGAGCAAGTATTATAA
- the fabD gene encoding ACP S-malonyltransferase, with the protein MTKTAWVFPGQGSQESGMGTDLVSIPLAKARFKQAQNILDWDVTKVCLNENLELSQTLYTQPCLYVISAILADLMKDAGFKPSIVAGHSLGEYAALYAAEVISFEVGLQLVKLRAELMNNTPPGVMTALIGFDRDRLEEQVALTPDVVIANDNHNSQIVISGTSAGVETLLKKIKYRRVVPLDVSGAFHSPLMADISLEFNRTLQTVAFQPAKVPVISNVEPSPSSEASVLKNRLMEQMTGRVRWREIVNSLDQNDVKKIIEIGPGDVLTNTIFKILPSIELENVSSNTNIATTNKQVRLLESI; encoded by the coding sequence ATGACTAAGACAGCGTGGGTGTTTCCAGGACAAGGATCGCAAGAATCGGGCATGGGAACTGATTTAGTTAGTATACCCTTGGCTAAAGCCAGGTTTAAACAGGCTCAAAATATTTTGGATTGGGACGTAACTAAAGTATGTCTCAATGAAAATTTAGAGCTATCTCAAACACTTTATACACAACCTTGCCTTTATGTTATCTCAGCTATTTTGGCTGATTTGATGAAAGATGCAGGTTTCAAACCTTCTATAGTTGCAGGTCATAGTTTAGGAGAATATGCTGCTCTTTATGCAGCAGAAGTTATTAGTTTTGAGGTTGGATTGCAATTAGTTAAGCTTAGAGCCGAATTAATGAATAATACTCCTCCAGGGGTGATGACTGCTCTAATTGGATTTGATCGCGATCGCCTTGAAGAACAGGTTGCTCTAACTCCCGATGTAGTTATAGCCAATGATAATCACAATAGTCAGATCGTAATTTCTGGTACGTCCGCAGGAGTTGAAACACTATTAAAAAAAATTAAATATAGACGCGTTGTACCCCTTGATGTTAGCGGAGCTTTTCATTCACCGTTAATGGCGGATATATCCTTGGAATTTAATCGAACTTTGCAAACCGTAGCTTTTCAACCAGCTAAAGTGCCTGTAATATCTAATGTCGAACCATCTCCATCTAGCGAAGCATCAGTTTTAAAAAACCGTTTGATGGAGCAAATGACTGGTCGAGTACGCTGGCGAGAAATTGTAAATAGCCTAGATCAAAATGATGTCAAGAAAATAATTGAAATAGGACCTGGTGATGTTTTGACTAATACGATTTTTAAAATCCTGCCTAGCATAGAATTAGAAAATGTCAGTAGCAATACAAACATAGCAACAACAAACAAGCAAGTTAGATTGCTAGAATCCATTTGA